The region GGGCTCTCATTTATGTATAGTCTCTCTAGCAATCTCAACGATTCTGGCTATATATGGTAGTCTCCTCTTCACAGCCTCGCTATCGAATTTCCCCTCGTGGAAGCCCCATACATGTAGTGCCCATGCCCTATCCCACGCCTCTTCGAAATGCTTGCCGATTATGTTGCTCAGAGCCTCGATAGCCCTCTCAAGATCTGTAACTGTCCATCTACCCCTATCTCTAGCACTTCTCAGAATATCCTCGAGGTTGAAGTGTATTGCTAGGGCCTTAACAGATTCTTCAGCAGCTCTGTATAGCTTCTCACTAGCCTGAACAGGATCCTTCTCAACTAGAGCCCTACCCTCCTCAAGAAACCTCTGAGCAGGTTCAACGCGGGCATCAACCTCCTCCTCAGGATCTAGCTCGAGTTCTCTCAAGAGAGCATCGATCACCTTAGACTCTACATCAGCACCAATAGATTTGATACGCTCAAAAACAACCCTGGGCAGCTTAATTACAACCTCAACACCCATGACCAGGACGCCTCATACCAAAGTTATCAATTGTTTCAAGCCTAAATACCACATCACCTCGAGGAACGATCATGAGCATTTCTCCTCTCACGTGCTCTAATTACCCTCCTAGCTTCACTTCTGCGATTAGAGCTAGCCCTTTATGCGGGTTCAATAGCTCCTCCTACACCTCATGGGACTCCTAAATGTGGAGAGGTATCTCAAACTAATATTAATAGCTCCGATCACACCTCTATCCATGATTAATCCATCGCACTACTGATCGTCATCGAGGTAGGAAAGCCCAATATCTATAGCAGCGTAGCTAAAATCTTAAAAGCACTTCACTAAGCCAACAGTCTCTAGCGATAAAACCTTTATAAGCCCAAGAAATGTACAGAACACATAGATTGAGGCAACCAAAAAGATTGAGAGATAATCGATTGGGTGGGGAGATGTTTGACGAGGTAATGGGCATGGGGAGTGATGATGAGAGAGATGTTGTGTCTGTGGGCGGGGGTATCTTGGTTGATAGGGCTAGAAGATCTATCTCTCCAAGCCTTTTCTCACAGTTGAGGACGAGATCGCCACTAGCTTTGCATCTGTTCTTGAGAGAGTCGGTGTTAGATATAGTATTGTGGCTGGCTATGTAGCGATACTATTTGGAAGATCTAGGAGGAGTGATTACATAGACTTCATAGCGCGTGGTGTGGATGAGGAGAGGTTTCTCGAGGACATCATACACCAGGCTATGTGGAACGCGGAGATTGTTAGGAAGATAAGTGTGAAGTGGTTCGAGATAAGGGATAGATGGTTGCAAGAAGCATTTGAAAGGGATAGGGAGATGTGGAAAGACACTAAGATCAGAGAGGCCCTAATAAAAGCGATCCTAGCCAAAGATAGAAATTCTAAAATATTATCGTTCCCTTCCAATCCCAAGGGATCATACCAGGATCTTCCAGAATGATCTAGATCGAAAGTCTTTAAGC is a window of Sulfolobales archaeon DNA encoding:
- a CDS encoding PaREP1 family protein gives rise to the protein MGVEVVIKLPRVVFERIKSIGADVESKVIDALLRELELDPEEEVDARVEPAQRFLEEGRALVEKDPVQASEKLYRAAEESVKALAIHFNLEDILRSARDRGRWTVTDLERAIEALSNIIGKHFEEAWDRAWALHVWGFHEGKFDSEAVKRRLPYIARIVEIARETIHK